The following DNA comes from Acholeplasma equirhinis.
CTAACCCCCATGAAATAATTTGAGAGAGTCTTCTAGCATCACTTGTCATTCTTGCCATAATCCAACCTTGTGGGGTTTTATCATAATATGAGAATGGCAAGCGTTGAAGTGTATTAAATGCTTGTTTTCTTAAATTGTAGTTTACATTTGCTTCAATAATACCACCTTGGTAAATAAATCCAAAGACGATTAATCCAAATGCTAATCCTATCGTTGCAGTTACAATAGCAAATGGAATAATATTTTGATATTGACCTTTTTCAATGAGTTCATCAATTGCATATTGATTCACAACAATTGTTAATGCATCTAATAATGCAAGTAACACCGCAAAGGTTAACATCCAAATTAAATTCCATTTATTTTTTAAAATAACTTTAAAGAGTTTTCCCCAGATTGGTAGGGAGACTTTTTTGATTACATCTTCATCTTGATTATCATGCATGATGTTCACCTTCTTTCACAAGTTCCAAGAATTCTTGTTCAAGTTTACCTTGGATACCCCATAGTGATTGATAAAGCCCTGGTTTATTTGCAAGTTCTTGGTGTGTACCAATCGCTTCAATCATACCGTTATTAATAACAACAATCTTGTCAGCTTCTTTAGCAGTTGTAATACGGTGTGTAATGATTAGATTTGTAGATTTATGTTTTTTATTTGCAAGTGCAGTACGGATCATCATATCCGTTTTATTATCGACTGCACTTAAAGCATCGTCAAAAATCAGTATTGGTTTTTGTGCAACAAGTACACGTGCAATCGCAACTCTTTGTTTTTGACCACCGGATAAAGTTGTACCTTTTTCTCCAACTTTAGTTTCATAACCTTGCTTAAAGGTATGAATATCTTTTTCTAAGCTAGCAGTTTCTGCAGCCATTTGAATATCTTGTTTAGTTGCACTACGATTTGTAATCGCAATGTTTTCAAATACTGTTTTCGAATATAAGAATGGATCTTGTAAAACAGCACCGATTTGACGACGAATGTATTTCTTTTTAATATCTCTTAATTCAATACCATCAATTTTAATTGACCCTTTATATTCATACATTCTCATTAAAAGATTTACAATGGTTGTTTTACCTGAACCTGTTTTTCCGATAAAGGCAACTGTTTCACCATTGTTAATATTAAATGAAATGTTATTCAGTAAATACTTGTTATCATCATCAAATTTAAATGAGACATTTTCAAATACAATGTTACCGATGATTTCAGGTTCAAGTGTACCATCAACTTCAAATTCTGATTTTTCATTAAAGATCGTGTTAATACGTCCAATTGCAACAAAGGCTTTTGAGAACTCGTTAATCATACGTCCTAAACCTCTAATTGGCCATACAAGTAGACCAAGTAGCATTAAAGCAGCAATGACTGATGAACCATCCATAACACCATCTCTTGCAAAGAATATACAAAGAATTGTAATCACTGCATATTGCGTCATAGAGACAAAATCCATGGATCCCCAATAGAGTGCAACCAATGTATTTGATTTAATTGTTTGTTTCATATATTGGCTATTTTTCTCTTCCATTTTTTCAATTTCAAATGGTTCATTAGCAAATGCTTTAACAACCTTCGTACCTGAAACATTTTCTTGAATGACAGTCATCATCTTAGACTCAGCTTCTTCAACTTTATTAAACACTTTTTCAATCTTAGTAAAGTAGAAATAACTTGAAATACCATAAAATGGAATAACTGCTAAACAGATCCACATAATTGTTTGGTTAATGTAATACATTTGGAATGCACCAGAAAGTAGGGTTGCAACCAAACCAATTAATTGCATCACTTGCACAACAATAAAACTTGTAACAGTTTCAACATCACTGGTTACTCTTTGAATTAAATCGCCTGTATCAACATTATTATGATATTTATATGGTAATGTTTGAATATGGTCGTAAAGTTTAACTCTTAATTCTTTTGAAATGTTTTCTTGGATTGACCCTCTCAAATAGTTTTCAACAAACATTAAACTATATCTTAAAGCTTGGAAGAATATTAATGTAACAGCAACATAAACAACAGTTGTCATAATATCTTCAGCAGACCCAAAGAAATCAAGAACAAATCTTGGCAGATTGACCTCTTGTGTCCCTAAGATTGAAGGATCAAAGTAAATATTCAATGCTCTAATTAAATACTGTGTAAATAGTGGAACATAAGAATAGGTAAAGCGGTGGAAGATAACTAAAAGAAAGAGAATAAAATATCCCAGCAAATGTCCTTTAGTTAATTTAAATAGTGATTTTAGTTTCAACATGATGTATCTGCTCCTTTAGTAAAAAATAAAAACGAGGGATTCCCCTCGTTTACAAAAAAGTCAACTAAAAAAGTTTTCTAAAATGAAAGAAGGGTAATCATTAAAAAATTACATTCTTTCATTACAAGTGTCATATATTATAATTCTTCCACACTCATAATGAATAGTTTTCTGCCTTTGATTAATTGCATATCTATACCTCCTATTCATTATTTTTATCAATCAAAATATTTATTTGTTCCACTATCCATTCTATCTTTAAGTGAAACACTTGTCAATCGCGAAGTGAGGCTAAATCATTTATTTTTGAAAAAATCATTTGTCCAATGTGTGTAGCTTCTTTATAAAAGCCTAGTTTTTTGAACTCTTCAATACCTTCTTCATACCAAAATAAGAGTTCAAGTCTTCTGTCTGAAAGGTCATTTAATTTAATGACATGATCACGTATAAACCCAACAGTTTCTTGTTTTTTAATTAAATATTTTTCTTGAAGATATTTAATGATTAGAAATTCTTGGGCATTATTTGTATCCATTTCTTTTTCTAAATATGGATTGATGCTATGCTCATCACCAATCTTATTTAAAATCATTAATGTGAGTAAATA
Coding sequences within:
- a CDS encoding ABC transporter ATP-binding protein translates to MLKLKSLFKLTKGHLLGYFILFLLVIFHRFTYSYVPLFTQYLIRALNIYFDPSILGTQEVNLPRFVLDFFGSAEDIMTTVVYVAVTLIFFQALRYSLMFVENYLRGSIQENISKELRVKLYDHIQTLPYKYHNNVDTGDLIQRVTSDVETVTSFIVVQVMQLIGLVATLLSGAFQMYYINQTIMWICLAVIPFYGISSYFYFTKIEKVFNKVEEAESKMMTVIQENVSGTKVVKAFANEPFEIEKMEEKNSQYMKQTIKSNTLVALYWGSMDFVSMTQYAVITILCIFFARDGVMDGSSVIAALMLLGLLVWPIRGLGRMINEFSKAFVAIGRINTIFNEKSEFEVDGTLEPEIIGNIVFENVSFKFDDDNKYLLNNISFNINNGETVAFIGKTGSGKTTIVNLLMRMYEYKGSIKIDGIELRDIKKKYIRRQIGAVLQDPFLYSKTVFENIAITNRSATKQDIQMAAETASLEKDIHTFKQGYETKVGEKGTTLSGGQKQRVAIARVLVAQKPILIFDDALSAVDNKTDMMIRTALANKKHKSTNLIITHRITTAKEADKIVVINNGMIEAIGTHQELANKPGLYQSLWGIQGKLEQEFLELVKEGEHHA